One genomic window of Gopherus evgoodei ecotype Sinaloan lineage unplaced genomic scaffold, rGopEvg1_v1.p scaffold_50_arrow_ctg1, whole genome shotgun sequence includes the following:
- the LOC115643049 gene encoding olfactory receptor 52E4-like — MSESNKTDFTNPSTFILLGIPGLEAAHIWISIPFCAMYAIAVLGNFTILFIVKREPSLHGPMFYFLCMLAVIDLVMSISTLPKMLSIFWFNSREISFSACLTQMYFVHSLSGMESGMLVAMAFDRYMAICHPLRYSMTLTNSVVAKIGLVVVMRSGILALPYPLLVRRLPYCRTNVIPHFYCQHIAVVKLACADIRISSYYGLFDLLFVIGMDGCFIAVSYIQILRAIFRLPTKDAWLKTFGTCISHLCAISALYATDLFSSLMFRFDHNVPLHFLVLISGVYHIVPPVLHPIIYGLRSEQFWDRLLQLFTHKET, encoded by the coding sequence ATGTCAGAATCTAACAAAAccgacttcaccaacccctccaccttcatcctgcttgGCATTCCTGGCCTAGAGGCAGCCCATATCTGGATCTCCATTCCCTTCTGTGCTATGTACGCCATAGCCGtgttggggaacttcaccatcctgttcattgtgaagagggagccgagcctccatgggcccatgttctatttcctctgcatgctggctgtcatcGACCTGGTCATGTCCATATCCACCCTAccaaaaatgctgagcatcttctggttcaattccagggagatcagtttcagcgcctgcctcacccagatgtatttTGTTCACTCCCTCTCAGGGATGGAGTCTGGAATGctcgtggccatggcttttgatcgctacATGGCCATCTGCCATCCTCTGAGATATTCAATGACCCTGACAAACTCTGTTGTGGCCAAGATAGGCCTGGTCGTGGTGATGCGCAGTGGCATACTCGCATTGCCCTATCCCTTATTGGTCAGGCGGttgccatattgcagaaccaacgtCATCCCACACTTTTATTGTCAGCATATAGCAGTGGTGAAACTGGCCTGTGCTGACATCCGCATCAGTAGTTACTATGGACTGTTTGATCTTCTCTTTGTGATCGGAATGGACGGATGTTTTATCGCTGTGTCCTATATtcagatcctccgggccatcttccgcctccccacaaaggatgccTGGCTCAAAACTTTTGGGACTTGCATCTCTCATCTTTGTGCCATCTCAGCTTTGTACGCCACAGATTTATTCTCTTCCCTCATGTTCCGATTTGACCACAATGTGCCACTGCATTTCCTCGTTCTCATTAGTGGTGTGTACCACATTGTGCCTCCTGTGCTACACCCCATCATTTACGGTCTGAGGTCCGAACAGTTCTGGGacaggctgctccagctctttactcataaagagacctaa